A segment of the Pirellulales bacterium genome:
TGTCTTTCGGGCTACTACGCGATCCAACCGGCCATCTGTATACTGGCCGCATGTAATCCACCGGGCCAGCCATTTTGGGCCGCTCCAGACTTCTGACTTTGGGGGCGATGGCGGCGCAGCCACGACGGCAATGTCGCAAGCAGAGATATTCGCACATCTGGCCCTTCATTGACTTGGCAAACCACACGGGCGGGCGATGGCATCAAGCATAGCTCCAACTCCACTACCTTTGCCGGCCAACCACAGCGCGACCCCAAGTGATTTCGTGCATGCGGGACAGCCCATTCCCGCCATCGAACGAATTCGGATATTTGAGCCTAAGCAGTGGGAAGAATTCGTTTTAGAGTGGGCTGATAGCCTCCGATCTGAGTATGAACGAGTCGAACGCTGTGGCGGGACCGGCGATTGTGGCCGCGACGTCATCGGAATTAGCAAGTGCGGTACGGGAGCTTGGGATAATTACCAGTGCAAGCAATACCGTGCGCCGCTCGCACCTTCTGATGTTTGGGTAGAGCTAGGCAAACTGGTCTATTACACGTATCGAGGAGAATACGCCTATCCGCGCAGGTATTCCTTCGTTGCACCTCGAGGAGCGGGTAACAAATTGTCGCGCCTTCTCAGAAATGCGGCGGAGCTGAGGAGCCAACTGATTCAGAATTGGGATACCTATTGCCTGAATGCCATTACCGAGACGGGGCCGACACCACTTGATGCGGCGCTGAGAGCACACCTTGATGAACTCGACTTCTCGATCTTCGACGCTATACCACCGCTTCGCATCATTGATGGTCATGCAAAAACAAGATGGCATGTCGCTCGCTTCGGAGGAGGCTTGCCCGCACGTCCTCCCATCGTTACTCTCCCTGACACTCCGACAGCGGAAGAGATTACATACATTCGGCATCTGCTCGACGCCTATGGCTCCCATCTGGATCGCGTAATTGCGAGACTGGACGAGTTATCAGACGAGGAACTGAAGGCGCACCTT
Coding sequences within it:
- a CDS encoding ABC-three component system protein; the encoded protein is MSRLLRNAAELRSQLIQNWDTYCLNAITETGPTPLDAALRAHLDELDFSIFDAIPPLRIIDGHAKTRWHVARFGGGLPARPPIVTLPDTPTAEEITYIRHLLDAYGSHLDRVIARLDELSDEELKAHLLDSRREFYSAESLRAFSRDTLPPGEFERLQDELHSGIGDEIRAAHDNGYRRVLAVVKIARSLQLTAHALVSRLTIRDRGGICHQLANDDKLRWIK